Proteins encoded by one window of Chaetodon trifascialis isolate fChaTrf1 chromosome 15, fChaTrf1.hap1, whole genome shotgun sequence:
- the med9 gene encoding mediator of RNA polymerase II transcription subunit 9: MAVAQAKIEKEGDDCSLLPLVHDIIKCMDKDSQDVHQELAKLKAKIQEAREQISNMPGIDSSPLEQQQQLATLREQVRTKNQLLQKYKSLCMFDVPKAS, translated from the exons ATGGCGGTGGCTCAAGCAAAGATAGAGAAGGAGGGCGACGATTGCTCTTTGCTGCCTTTAGTTCATGATATTATCAAATG CATGGACAAAGACAGCCAGGATGTCCACCAAGAACTGGCCAAGCTGAAGGCAAAGATCCAGGAGGCTCGGGAGCAGATATCCAACATGCCCGGGATAGACAGCAGTccgctggagcagcagcagcagctggccaCGCTGCGGGAGCAGGTCCGCACCAAgaaccagctgctgcagaaatacAAAAGCCTGTGCATGTTTGACGTGCCAAAGGCATCCTGA
- the LOC139343623 gene encoding dexamethasone-induced Ras-related protein 1-like → MIKKMSPSENEFDIPAKNCHRMVILGSTKVGKTSIISRFLNERFDDQYTPTIEDFHRKFYSIKGDVYQLDILDTSGNHPFPAMRRLSILTGDVFILVFSLDNRDSFQEVQRLKRQIYETKSCLRNKTKENVDVPLVICGNKCDKDFYREVQEDEIEQLVGADEHCAYFEISAKKNTNVDQMFQTLFTMAKLPNEMSPDRHCKVSLQYCEVLHRKSLRNRKCKDGNAYGIVAPFARRPSVHSDLMYIKEKAVGGSQTKEKGCIIC, encoded by the exons ATGATTAAGAAAATGTCACCATCCGAGAATGAGTTCGACATACCGGCCAAGAACTGCCACAGGATGGTGATCCTGGGCTCCACTAAAGTTGGGAAGACATCCATCATCTCTCGGTTTCTGAACGAGAGGTTTGACGACCAGTACACGCCCACCATTGAGGACTTTCATAGGAAATTCTACAGCATCAAGGGAGACGTCTACCAGCTGGACATTTTGGACACATCTGGAAATCATCCCTTCCCTGCAATGAGGAGGCTTTCAATTCTTACCG GTGATGTGTTCATCTTGGTATTTAGTCTGGATAACAGAGACTCCTTCCAGGAGGTGCAGCGCCTGAAGCGCCAGATTTATGAGACCAAGTCTTGCCTGCGAAACAAAACCAAGGAGAACGTGGACGTCCCGCTGGTCATCTGCGGCAACAAGTGTGACAAGGACTTTTATCGTGAGGTGCAGGAGGATGAGATCGAGCAGCTGGTTGGTGCAGACGAGCACTGCGCCTACTTCGAAATCTCAGCAAAGAAGAACACCAACGTGGACCAAATGTTTCAGACTCTCTTTACCATGGCTAAGCTGCCCAACGAAATGAGCCCCGACCGGCACTGCAAAGTTTCCCTGCAGTACTGCGAAGTTCTTCACAGAAAGTCcctcagaaacaggaagtgcaaaGATGGGAACGCGTACGGGATTGTGGCGCCGTTTGCGCGGAGACCCAGCGTGCACAGTGACTTGATGTACATAAAGGAGAAAGCCGTGGGAGGCAGCCAGACCAAAGAGAAAGGCTGCATCATATGTTGA